One Comamonas endophytica DNA window includes the following coding sequences:
- a CDS encoding ABC transporter ATP-binding protein: MSDTANTAPLLDLQGITKRFGQQPAPRRWGRFMRQIGLQKAPVVTHALDGVDLQVRPGEVVGLVGESGCGKSTLGRIATGLLNPTDGSVAVMGKDRTQLSAEETLQARLGIQMIFQDPQSSLNPRLRVNRIVGEAARLHGLVDAEHEDEYVCRQLERAGLDPRLRFRYPHQFSGGQRQRIGIARALAVQPKMLVCDEAVAALDVSIQAQILNLFMDLRDELGLAYLFISHDLGVIRHVCDRVAVMYLGRIVETAPVEELFANPQHPYTRALLAEIPRLDHRRASFQTIRGEIPSPMAPPSGCHFHPRCPHAMPRCSVEVPRLKGIAIAHESACHLNDLPGA, encoded by the coding sequence ATGAGCGACACCGCAAACACCGCCCCGCTGCTCGACCTGCAGGGGATCACCAAACGCTTCGGCCAGCAGCCCGCGCCCAGACGTTGGGGCCGCTTCATGCGCCAGATCGGCCTGCAAAAAGCCCCCGTCGTGACGCATGCGCTCGATGGCGTGGACCTGCAGGTGCGCCCTGGCGAGGTCGTGGGCCTGGTCGGCGAATCGGGCTGCGGCAAGTCCACGCTGGGCCGCATTGCCACTGGCCTTCTGAACCCTACCGACGGCAGCGTGGCGGTCATGGGCAAGGACCGCACGCAACTCAGCGCCGAGGAAACGCTGCAGGCGCGCCTGGGCATCCAGATGATCTTCCAGGATCCGCAGTCCAGCCTGAACCCGCGCCTGCGCGTCAACCGCATCGTCGGCGAGGCCGCGCGCCTGCACGGCCTGGTCGATGCCGAGCATGAGGACGAGTATGTCTGTCGGCAGCTCGAGCGCGCCGGGCTCGATCCGCGCCTGCGCTTTCGCTATCCGCACCAGTTCAGCGGCGGCCAGCGCCAGCGCATCGGCATCGCGCGCGCGCTGGCGGTGCAGCCGAAGATGCTGGTCTGCGACGAGGCGGTGGCCGCGCTCGACGTCTCCATCCAGGCGCAGATCCTGAACCTGTTCATGGATCTGCGCGACGAGTTGGGCCTGGCCTACCTTTTCATCAGCCACGACCTGGGCGTGATCCGCCATGTGTGCGACCGCGTGGCCGTGATGTACCTGGGCCGCATCGTCGAGACCGCGCCGGTCGAGGAGCTGTTTGCCAACCCGCAGCATCCCTACACCCGGGCGCTGCTGGCGGAGATCCCGCGCCTGGACCATCGCCGCGCCAGCTTCCAGACCATCCGCGGCGAGATTCCGAGCCCGATGGCGCCGCCCAGCGGCTGCCACTTCCACCCGCGCTGCCCGCACGCGATGCCGCGCTGCAGCGTCGAGGTGCCGCGGCTCAAGGGCATTGCCATCGCGCACGAGAGTGCCTGCCATCTCAACGACCTGCCCGGCGCCTGA
- a CDS encoding ABC transporter substrate-binding protein, protein MHTASLSAIAMAALLAVSGASAKELSIGFADPISSTDPQLNNHAGDRSLALHFYDSLVNSRDGGKLEPGLAESWKTLDDKTWEFKLRKDIKWQDGKPFTADDIVFSFDRARNVPGSVASYRGALRTVASTTAKDPHTVIVKTTVANPMLPLEIASIYIVSKHVGASAKSEDYNAGKASVGTGPYKFVSYTPGDRTVMERNPTYYGPQQPWDKVTYRYINNGAARTAALLSGDVDVIDKVAVTDVAKLKKTSSVSVYEYPGLRALLIQPSLRKGSNEFITDNAGKPLAENPLTDQRVRSALNIAINRKAITDRILQGTATEANQWMPKGSFGYNPDIPATPYDAEKAKKLLADAGFPQGFQLTIHVPGDRYPQAPEAMQAVAQFWTRIGVKTKLEVVPWSVYASRAGKNEYAVSVIAWGNGTGEAGYGLLQTLATNDAKAGRGANNWGRYSNENVDKALDAATIEFDAKRREAIFRHAAKLVTDDVGQIPLFHYKNIWAAKKGLKVVPILSDRTTALQVTGTK, encoded by the coding sequence ATGCACACTGCTTCCCTTTCCGCCATCGCCATGGCCGCCCTGCTTGCCGTGTCCGGCGCCAGCGCCAAGGAGCTGAGCATCGGCTTCGCCGATCCGATCTCCTCGACCGATCCGCAGCTCAACAACCACGCCGGCGACCGCTCGCTGGCCCTGCACTTCTACGACTCGCTGGTGAACTCGCGCGACGGCGGCAAGCTCGAGCCGGGCCTGGCCGAGAGCTGGAAGACGCTGGACGACAAGACCTGGGAATTCAAGCTGCGCAAGGACATCAAGTGGCAGGATGGCAAGCCTTTCACGGCCGACGACATCGTGTTCTCCTTCGACCGCGCGCGCAACGTGCCCGGCTCGGTGGCCTCCTACCGCGGCGCGCTGCGCACCGTGGCCTCCACGACGGCCAAGGACCCGCATACCGTGATCGTCAAGACCACCGTGGCCAACCCCATGCTGCCGCTGGAGATCGCCTCGATCTACATCGTGAGCAAGCACGTGGGCGCGTCGGCCAAGAGCGAGGACTACAACGCGGGCAAGGCCAGCGTCGGCACCGGCCCCTACAAGTTCGTGTCGTACACCCCCGGCGACCGCACGGTGATGGAGCGCAACCCCACGTATTACGGCCCGCAGCAACCCTGGGACAAGGTCACCTACCGCTACATCAACAATGGCGCGGCGCGCACCGCGGCGCTGCTGTCCGGCGATGTGGACGTGATCGACAAGGTGGCCGTGACCGACGTCGCCAAGCTCAAGAAGACCTCTTCCGTCAGCGTCTATGAATATCCCGGCCTGCGCGCGCTGCTGATCCAGCCGAGCCTGCGCAAGGGCAGCAACGAATTCATCACCGACAACGCCGGCAAGCCCCTCGCCGAGAACCCGCTGACCGACCAGCGCGTGCGCTCGGCGCTGAACATCGCCATCAACCGCAAGGCGATCACCGACCGCATCCTGCAGGGCACCGCCACCGAAGCCAATCAGTGGATGCCCAAGGGCTCCTTCGGCTACAACCCCGACATCCCCGCCACGCCCTATGACGCCGAGAAGGCCAAGAAGCTGCTGGCCGATGCCGGATTCCCGCAGGGCTTCCAGCTGACCATCCACGTGCCTGGCGACCGCTATCCGCAGGCCCCCGAAGCCATGCAGGCCGTGGCCCAGTTCTGGACGCGCATCGGCGTGAAGACCAAGCTGGAGGTGGTGCCGTGGTCGGTGTACGCCAGCCGCGCCGGCAAGAACGAATACGCCGTGAGCGTCATTGCCTGGGGCAACGGCACGGGCGAGGCCGGCTACGGCCTGCTGCAGACCCTCGCGACCAACGATGCCAAGGCCGGCCGCGGCGCCAACAACTGGGGCCGCTACAGCAACGAGAACGTGGACAAGGCGCTGGACGCCGCGACCATCGAGTTCGACGCCAAGCGCCGCGAAGCCATCTTCCGCCACGCCGCCAAGCTGGTCACGGACGATGTCGGCCAGATCCCGCTGTTCCACTACAAGAACATCTGGGCGGCGAAGAAGGGCCTGAAGGTCGTTCCGATCCTGAGCGACCGGACGACCGCGCTGCAGGTCACGGGCACCAAGTAA